Proteins found in one Sorghum bicolor cultivar BTx623 chromosome 1, Sorghum_bicolor_NCBIv3, whole genome shotgun sequence genomic segment:
- the LOC8080797 gene encoding flavonoid 3'-monooxygenase, whose protein sequence is METELLPFLVGVVLATALLVVAALRHRKRSSTSTSKHRRLPPGPRPWPIIGNLNLIGALPHRSIHALSARYGPFMSLRFGSVPVVVGSSVDAARFFLKTNDASFIDRPKMASGKHTAYDYSDIVWSPYGAYWRQARKLWKAHLFSDRQLRSQEHVRSEELRALLRDLSLSSSAAAGRGGVVVVLKEHLLMFSLNVISRMALGGKYVGEGGTDAGSPISPAEFRWMVDELFLLNGVFCVGDFIPWLSWLDIQGYVGRMKRLGKMFDRFLEHVVEEHSQRRRREGDKFVAADMVDLLLELADDPKLEVPIKRDGVKGFALDLIAGGTDSSAVTIEWAMSELLRKPEVLAKAVEELDGVIGHGRLVTEQDIRSLPYVEAIVKETMRLHPVTPLLAPRLCREDASTGSYDIPRGTLVFVNVWAIGRDPAVWGGDAEEFRPERFAGSAVDVKGQDLELLPFGSGRRMCPGYVLGLKMVQVTLANLLHAFAWRLPDGVAPEKLSMQEKFGLAVPRVVPLEAVAVPRLPAHLYAGP, encoded by the exons ATGGAGACGGAACTACTCCCCTTCCTGGTCGGCGTCGTCCTCGCCACCGCTCTTCTCGTCGTCGCCGCCCTCCGCCACCGCAAGCGCAGCTCCACCTCCACCAGCAAGCACAGGCGGCTCCCACCCGGCCCTCGCCCGTGGCCGATCATCGGCAACCTCAACCTGATCGGCGCGCTCCCGCACCGCTCCATCCACGCGCTCTCGGCGCGGTACGGCCCGTTCATGTCCCTCCGCTTCGGCTCCGTCCCCGTCGTCGTCGGCTCGTCGGTGGACGCCGCCAGGTTCTTCCTCAAGACCAACGACGCGTCCTTCATCGACCGCCCCAAGATGGCGTCCGGGAAGCACACCGCCTACGACTACTCCGACATCGTCTGGTCCCCCTACGGCGCCTACTGGCGCCAGGCGCGCAAGCTGTGGAAGGCCCATCTCTTCAGCGACCGGCAGCTCAGGTCGCAGGAGCACGTCCGCAGCGAGGAGCTGCGCGCCCTGCTGCGCGACCTGTCCCTGTCCTCCTCCGCGGCGGCGGGGCGCGGCGGGGTCGTCGTCGTGCTCAAGGAGCACCTGCTCATGTTCAGCCTCAACGTGATCTCGCGCATGGCGCTGGGCGGCAAGTACGTCGGCGAGGGCGGCACTGATGCTGGCTCGCCGATCTCGCCGGCCGAGTTCAGGTGGATGGTCGACGAGCTGTTTCTCCTCAACGGCGTGTTCTGCGTCGGGGACTTCATCCCGTGGCTCAGCTGGCTGGACATTCAGGGCTACGTCGGGAGGATGAAGAGGCTGGGCAAGATGTTCGACCGATTCTTGGAGCACGTGGTGGAGGAGCACAGCCAGCGACGGCGGCGAGAGGGCGACAAGTTCGTCGCCGCCGACATGGTGGACCTGCTGCTAGAGCTCGCCGACGACCCCAAACTCGAGGTGCCCATCAAACGGGATGGCGTCAAGGGATTCGCTCTG GATCTCATCGCTGGCGGCACGGACTCGTCAGCGGTGACCATCGAATGGGCCATGTCGGAGCTGCTGCGGAAGCCAGAGGTCCTCGCCAAGGCCGTCGAGGAGCTGGACGGCGTCATCGGCCATGGCCGTCTCGTCACCGAGCAGGACATTCGGAGCCTGCCGTACGTGGAGGCCATCGTGAAGGAGACCATGCGCCTGCACCCCGTGACGCCGCTGCTGGCGCCGCGGCTGTGCCGCGAGGACGCGTCCACGGGCAGCTACGACATCCCGCGGGGCACGCTCGTGTTCGTGAACGTCTGGGCCATCGGCCGCGACCCCGCCGTGTGGGGCGGCGACGCGGAGGAGTTCCGCCCGGAGAGGTTCGCCGGCAGCGCCGTGGACGTGAAGGGGCAGGACCTGGAGCTGCTCCCGTTCGGGTCCGGCCGCCGGATGTGCCCGGGCTACGTCCTCGGGCTCAAGATGGTGCAGGTGACCCTGGCCAACCTGCTGCACGCCTTCGCGTGGCGGCTGCCGGACGGCGTGGCGCCGGAGAAGCTGAGCATGCAGGAGAAGTTCGGGCTGGCCGTTCCGCGCGTGGTCCCTCTCGAGGCCGTCGCCGTGCCCAGGCTGCCTGCACACCTCTACGCCGGGCCCTGA
- the LOC8080796 gene encoding transcription termination factor MTEF1, chloroplastic, translated as MQCSFRHFSSSLRVWWFYRIHHSLILFLDRTTPHIIIHTKKKGGKSLRAMVTMAGTRTALALLGHDGLDSGPRPVPVVAPRRSSSSRLRVVAVALRTRPTTRLAVPGPPLPPAPAPEPVLLPSPPVAAGAAAVLLEAGVPPADLRRAAGMCPELLSVPAEAIEAALRFLTEEAGVPAPDLPRVLRRRPRLLVSPVAARLRPTLYFLRALGVPDLHRRADLLSFSVEGKLLPRIEFLESLGLPPRAARSMARRFPALFAYAVDGNMRPKAEYLLGAMARRADELVDFPEYFSYALATRIVPRHEACAASGVGKLPLPAMLRPGDAKFRATLASCVGSMLPRRRSPLWHATWVDDDDATAAAKETMV; from the coding sequence ATGCAATGCAGCTTTAGACATTTCTCGAGCTCCCTACGCGTGTGGTGGTTCTACCGGATCCATCACAGCCTTATCCTCTTCCTCGATCGCACGACGCCTCACATcatcatacatacaaaaaaaaaaggaggcaAAAGCTTGCGAGCGATGGTGACCATGGCCGGCACCCGCACCGCCCTGGCCCTGTTAGGGCACGATGGCTTGGATTCTGGTCCCAGGCCGGTACCGGTAGTGGCGccgcgccgcagcagcagcagcaggctacGCGTCGTCGCCGTCGCGCTGCGGACCAGGCCCACCACCAGACTCGCCGTCCCGGGCCCCCCGCTgcccccggcgccggcgccggagccCGTGCTGCTGCCGTCGCCGCCCGTGGCCGCGGGCGCCGCGGCGGTGCTGCTGGAGGCCGGCGTGCCGCCCGCGGACCTCCGGCGCGCGGCGGGGATGTGCCCGGAGCTGCTGTCCGTGCCGGCCGAGGCCATCGAGGCCGCGCTCCGGTTCCTGACGGAGGAGGCGGGCGTCCCGGCGCCCGACCTCCCGCGCGTGCTCCGGCGGCGCCCGCGCCTGCTCGTCTCCCCCGTCGCGGCGCGGCTCCGGCCCACGCTCTACTTCCTGCGCGCGCTGGGCGTGCCCGACCTGCACCGCCGCGCCGACCTGCTGTCTTTCTCCGTGGAGGGCAAGCTGCTGCCCCGGATCGAGTTCCTCGAGTCGCTGGGCCTGCCGCCCCGCGCCGCGCGCTCCATGGCGCGCCGCTTCCCGGCGCTCTTCGCCTACGCCGTGGACGGGAACATGCGGCCCAAGGCGGAGTACCTCCTGGGCGCCATGGCACGACGCGCCGACGAGCTGGTCGACTTCCCCGAGTACTTCTCCTACGCGCTGGCCACGCGCATCGTGCCGCGCCACGAGGCGTGCGCCGCGTCCGGGGTCGGGAAGCTGCCGCTGCCCGCCATGCTCCGACCCGGGGACGCCAAGTTCCGCGCCACGCTCGCCAGCTGCGTCGGGTCCATGCTGCCCCGGAGGCGGTCGCCGCTGTGGCACGCCACGTgggtggacgacgacgacgcgacggcggcggccaaGGAGACGATGGTGTGA